TTGAGAAAGTACATGGGCAAACGTTGGTGGTGAATGACCCGGCTCATGTGCGCAATGCGCCTGAGAAAATCTTTGTCACAGAATTTGACGGAGTCATGCCACCAACCCTCATCACGTCTGACGAGGCAGAGATCAAAGCCTTTCGCGATGACTACAAGGACATCATCGTCAAGCCGCTCTACGGCAATGGGGGGGCCGGTGTCTTCCGCCTGCAGCCCGGCGATCAGAACCTCAACTCGCTGCTGGAACTCTTCACTGACCTTTATCGCGAACCGCTCATCGTGCAGCAATATTTGCCGGATGTCCGCAAAGGCGATAAGCGCATCATCCTCGTGGACGGAAAACCAGTGGGTGCCTTGAACCGGGTGCCGGCAGAAGGTGAAAGCCGCTCCAACATGCATGTGGGTGGCCGTCCGGAAAAATCAGAGCTCACAAAACGCGAGCAGGAAATCTGCGAACAGATCGGCCCGTCGCTGAAAGAGCGCGGCCTCATCTTTGTCGGCATTGATGTGATCGGAGATTATCTCACCGAGATTAACGTGACGAGCCCGACGGGCATTCAGGAGATCGCCCGCTTTGGGGGCGCAGATATCTCGGCACTGATCTGGGATGCCATTGAAGAGAAACTCTAACGTACGAACGCGGACAAGGGGGGACAAGCATGGACGGCATTCATGACCTGGGTGGCATGGCGGGCTTCGGCGCCATCTCTTATGAGGAAAATGAGCCGGTCTTTCATGAACCCTGGCAGGCAACCGCTTTTGCGTTGAACATTGTCGGCATTGGGGTGCTCCGCAACCACAATGCGGATGAGTACCGGCATTCCATTGAGCGCATGCCGCCGGTCCATTATCTCCAGGCTTGTTATTACGAGCGCGTCCTAACCGGAGCTGCGACCCTTTTTGTCGAAAAAGGCGTTGTGACCAAAGAGGAGTTGGAGGAACGCGCAGGCGGCGTCTTTCCGCTGGCCAGCCCCAGCGCGCCTGATCCAATGGCAGAGCTCGAACCGCAACCCGTCGCCCGGTTTAAAAAGGGTGATCGGGTCTTGGTGAAAGACATTCACCCGGCAGGCCACACGCGGGTACCGCGCTTCTGTCGCGGCAAAACGGGCACGGTGCTTCATGTCGCCCCTGCTTTTTCATTTCCTGATGCTGCAGCTCATGGAGGCGCGTTCCGAAAGGAACACACCTATCATGTCGAGTTCGCCTCGACCGACCTCTGGGCGGATGCAGGTGCCGATAATGAAAGCGTCATCGTCGACCTTTGGGACTCTTACCTGGAAGGAGCGGACGCATGAGCTCATCGTCCAACATCGCCTCAGCCAAGGCGCGCACCGAAGCGCTGCAGGGCGCGCTCGCCGACAAGGGGTTGATCCCCGAAGGTGCGGTGGAAGCGGTGATCCATACAGCTACTGAAGAATGGGACCCCAAAAACGGTGCCCGGGTTGTGGTGCGCGCCTGGGTTGACGCGGAATTCAAAAAACGTCTTTTGGAAGATGCAACGTCCGCCTGCGCCGAACTTGGTTATGAAGGCATTCAGGGCGAATATATCGTCGCGCTGGAAGATGAGCCGGAGCGCCACAATGTGATCGTTTGTACCCAATGTTCCTGCACGGCCTGGCCGGTGCTGGGGCTGCCGCCTGATTGGTACAAGAGCCCTGAATATCGCGCCCGCGTTGCGCGCGAACCCCGCAAGGTTCTGAAAGAAATGGGCCTTGATCTGGCAAAGAACATCGCCATCCGTGTCTGGGAGACAAGTGCGGAGACCCGTTACATGGTGATCCCGTGCAGGCCGGAAGGCACAGAGGGCTGGAGCGAAGATGAGCTCGCCAGCCTCGTCACCCGAGAGGCACTGATCGGAATTGCTCTCGCCAATCCGGCCTGATTATCATGTCACGACGGCGCTGCGTCACATCCTTCGTCACCGTCCGAGCAGTCGACTGTCTCTAGCTTTTCACCTGCAACAAGAGCACCCAGCCAGTCAACAAAAGATGTTCCGTTAGCAGAATATGAGTAGAGATAGGGTGCGCGCAGGATTGTGTGTTCTGCACCACCAGCTGTGAAACTTGCAAAGCCTGGTATGACGTCACTCAAGGCTGCACGATTGGCAATCATCTGCTCGTGCAGAGCTGTCCCGCCATTGAGCGCCTGTTGAAACCCGATCTGTACCCCATCGTGGGCCGCGTCATATTGCGCGAAGGATACTTCCGGGAAGGCTTTCGCGGCTCCCTCGTAAAGTGCATTGAAACTGGTGACAGTGTCCGCCTCAAGCGGAAGCCAGCTTGGCAAAATGTCAGTAACGCCCCAGTTGGTGAGAAGTCCACCAATCTCCGGCGAGCTGTAGCCGCCCGCCCCATCGCCCAGCTGCTGCACGCTCGCTGCCGGGTAAATCTTGGAGACAACACCGGCATAGACAGGAGCGGCAATGGCACCTGCGCTGCTGCCCGCGACCAGCACCTGTTTGGCATTGCCAATATTCTCTTTCATCCAGGTAAGAGCTGCGTGAGCGTTCACATGCCCCCGATGGTGGATCGTAACCTCACTACCATCGGGCTTTGCATAGGTCTTGTCAGTTTCGCCAAGATGCACATCGCCCGTGCAATAAGAGACAAAGAGCATGCTCCAGTTGCCAACCGGGTTCGCCGGATTGGCGAGATCAAAAATGCCTTTGTGATTGCGCGGATCATTGTGGCCCATCTGAGCTGACGGCACATAAGTGGTTGGCTCAACGGATGGGTCACATGTTTGCCCTGCCCAGCAGGCACCCCCACCATTAAAGAACACCACCAGCTTTTCGGGGTCAGCTTTGCGCGCATGG
The DNA window shown above is from Parvibaculaceae bacterium PLY_AMNH_Bact1 and carries:
- a CDS encoding nitrile hydratase subunit beta (Derived by automated computational analysis using gene prediction method: Protein Homology.), which translates into the protein MDGIHDLGGMAGFGAISYEENEPVFHEPWQATAFALNIVGIGVLRNHNADEYRHSIERMPPVHYLQACYYERVLTGAATLFVEKGVVTKEELEERAGGVFPLASPSAPDPMAELEPQPVARFKKGDRVLVKDIHPAGHTRVPRFCRGKTGTVLHVAPAFSFPDAAAHGGAFRKEHTYHVEFASTDLWADAGADNESVIVDLWDSYLEGADA
- the nthA gene encoding nitrile hydratase subunit alpha (Derived by automated computational analysis using gene prediction method: Protein Homology. GO_function: GO:0018822 - nitrile hydratase activity [Evidence IEA]; GO_process: GO:0050898 - nitrile metabolic process [Evidence IEA]) gives rise to the protein MSSSSNIASAKARTEALQGALADKGLIPEGAVEAVIHTATEEWDPKNGARVVVRAWVDAEFKKRLLEDATSACAELGYEGIQGEYIVALEDEPERHNVIVCTQCSCTAWPVLGLPPDWYKSPEYRARVAREPRKVLKEMGLDLAKNIAIRVWETSAETRYMVIPCRPEGTEGWSEDELASLVTREALIGIALANPA
- a CDS encoding pectin acetylesterase-family hydrolase (Derived by automated computational analysis using gene prediction method: Protein Homology. GO_function: GO:0016787 - hydrolase activity [Evidence IEA]), encoding MPVRLPAIITLLTLSLFTAPALAADAWETIEPGGETSCALGTPYSFHARKADPEKLVVFFNGGGACWAGQTCDPSVEPTTYVPSAQMGHNDPRNHKGIFDLANPANPVGNWSMLFVSYCTGDVHLGETDKTYAKPDGSEVTIHHRGHVNAHAALTWMKENIGNAKQVLVAGSSAGAIAAPVYAGVVSKIYPAASVQQLGDGAGGYSSPEIGGLLTNWGVTDILPSWLPLEADTVTSFNALYEGAAKAFPEVSFAQYDAAHDGVQIGFQQALNGGTALHEQMIANRAALSDVIPGFASFTAGGAEHTILRAPYLYSYSANGTSFVDWLGALVAGEKLETVDCSDGDEGCDAAPS
- the gshB gene encoding glutathione synthase (Derived by automated computational analysis using gene prediction method: Protein Homology. GO_function: GO:0004363 - glutathione synthase activity [Evidence IEA]; GO_function: GO:0005524 - ATP binding [Evidence IEA]; GO_function: GO:0046872 - metal ion binding [Evidence IEA]; GO_process: GO:0006750 - glutathione biosynthetic process [Evidence IEA]) → MSLDVAIQMDPVDAIDINGDSTFAMALEAQSRGHSLSFYEPRHLSMRDGRVYAKTKPITLRREVGNHVDIGEERIVDLADTDVVLMRQDPPFDMSYITATHLLEKVHGQTLVVNDPAHVRNAPEKIFVTEFDGVMPPTLITSDEAEIKAFRDDYKDIIVKPLYGNGGAGVFRLQPGDQNLNSLLELFTDLYREPLIVQQYLPDVRKGDKRIILVDGKPVGALNRVPAEGESRSNMHVGGRPEKSELTKREQEICEQIGPSLKERGLIFVGIDVIGDYLTEINVTSPTGIQEIARFGGADISALIWDAIEEKL